In the Candidatus Electrothrix rattekaaiensis genome, one interval contains:
- a CDS encoding class I SAM-dependent methyltransferase, which translates to MDRILEPELMEGEEQGLVYAQADFSGPNRLFLSLFAEKFPQFPGKGEVLDLGCGPADILIRFARTYPDCTCVGLDGSEAMLAPGRRAVALEQLAHRIALHCRYFPCISLPHSLPHSLPYAQEKPEEEREGFQVILSNSLLHHLHNPEVLWQTVQEHIAPGGSILIMDLFRPESTEAARCLVARYAADEPEILQEDFYNSLLAAFRLDEIQAQLKQAGLEFCCEEVSDRHIAVWGTRTW; encoded by the coding sequence ATGGATCGAATTCTTGAGCCGGAGCTTATGGAAGGGGAAGAGCAGGGATTGGTCTATGCCCAGGCGGATTTTTCTGGGCCAAATAGGCTTTTCCTCTCTTTGTTTGCAGAAAAATTCCCTCAATTTCCAGGGAAAGGAGAAGTTCTTGACCTTGGCTGCGGTCCGGCTGATATCCTTATCCGTTTTGCCCGTACATACCCTGATTGCACCTGTGTCGGGCTTGATGGCTCTGAGGCCATGTTGGCACCGGGACGTCGGGCAGTGGCGCTGGAGCAGCTTGCCCATCGCATCGCCCTGCATTGTCGATATTTTCCCTGCATCTCCTTACCTCATTCCTTGCCGCATTCTTTACCGTATGCACAGGAAAAGCCGGAGGAGGAACGAGAAGGCTTTCAGGTCATCCTGTCTAACAGTCTGCTCCATCATCTCCATAACCCGGAGGTGCTCTGGCAGACCGTTCAGGAGCATATCGCACCGGGAGGCTCAATCCTGATTATGGATCTGTTTCGTCCAGAATCAACCGAGGCTGCCCGTTGCCTTGTTGCCAGATATGCTGCTGATGAGCCCGAAATTTTACAAGAAGATTTTTACAACTCATTGTTAGCCGCCTTTCGTCTGGATGAAATTCAGGCGCAGCTCAAACAGGCTGGCCTTGAGTTTTGCTGTGAAGAAGTGAGTGATCGTCATATTGCTGTTTGGGGAACACGAACTTGGTGA
- a CDS encoding FAD-dependent oxidoreductase: METTVRFIERLPRTSQVNSYRFTRPPGFSFQAGQYVIVGLGHEGMLVHPLSFSNGPQQDFLEFTKRMTGSAYSQYLEGLYPGDEVIMKGPNGDFSMADIPNDIVCLAGGIGITPILSMLIDSASRHDRRRITLIYGNADDDDVPFADELAKLQKLHLPGFRVAHVLGRSLGKMQAYPGRINSKIIRSQVTADLQEATFLVSGPPVMVREMGEQLALLGVSSSRIRVERFLGYI; this comes from the coding sequence ATGGAAACAACAGTACGTTTTATTGAACGCCTGCCCCGTACCTCGCAGGTTAATAGTTATCGTTTTACCCGTCCGCCGGGTTTCTCCTTTCAGGCAGGGCAATACGTGATTGTCGGTCTCGGGCATGAAGGTATGTTGGTTCATCCTTTATCCTTCAGTAATGGACCGCAGCAGGATTTTTTGGAATTCACCAAACGGATGACCGGTTCCGCCTATAGTCAATATCTCGAAGGGTTGTATCCGGGTGATGAGGTGATAATGAAGGGGCCGAACGGTGATTTTTCTATGGCAGACATTCCGAATGATATCGTCTGTCTTGCTGGTGGCATTGGCATTACCCCCATCCTGAGTATGCTCATTGATTCGGCATCCAGGCATGATCGTCGGAGAATTACTTTGATTTACGGGAATGCGGACGACGATGATGTGCCTTTTGCCGACGAGCTAGCAAAGCTGCAAAAGCTACATCTGCCCGGTTTTCGGGTTGCCCATGTGCTGGGGCGTTCTTTAGGAAAGATGCAGGCTTATCCGGGGCGAATCAACTCGAAAATTATACGTTCCCAAGTAACAGCGGATCTCCAGGAGGCAACCTTTCTTGTATCCGGTCCACCGGTGATGGTCAGAGAAATGGGGGAACAATTGGCCCTTCTCGGGGTCAGCTCCTCGCGAATTCGTGTTGAACGTTTTTTAGGATATATTTAA
- a CDS encoding 50S ribosomal protein L11 methyltransferase, whose amino-acid sequence MNESLAPMWLKTSLDCPEITLEAVVDLLGVLSGSAVEQTPVKDGQSLINGFFCLDGEDREAEQAEILQRLEQELAELFALYDLTPPIPQCSLMADEDWATSWQQFFTPFAIIPGLVIKPSWEEYVPAAGEQVIEMDPGMAFGTGQHASSKLALGLIRSCFDSRGVLKVLDIGTGTGILAMGAALFGAEHIVAIDNDPEAVRVAGENIAHNTLERKITVSGDDLNDLAGSFDLVCANIIHDVLVEMAPAIAALVAEKGAVVLAGILQGEQEKNIIRLYETLGLILQEARSEDEWVSLFLAR is encoded by the coding sequence ATGAATGAATCTCTTGCCCCTATGTGGTTGAAGACCAGTTTGGACTGCCCCGAAATAACCCTGGAAGCAGTTGTTGACCTGCTGGGCGTATTAAGCGGTTCAGCAGTGGAACAGACACCGGTCAAAGATGGACAGAGTCTGATTAACGGATTTTTTTGCCTTGACGGTGAAGACAGGGAGGCGGAACAGGCGGAAATCCTGCAACGGCTTGAGCAGGAACTGGCAGAGCTGTTCGCTCTTTACGACCTCACCCCGCCGATACCCCAATGTTCCCTTATGGCGGATGAGGACTGGGCAACCTCCTGGCAGCAGTTTTTTACCCCCTTTGCCATTATTCCTGGTTTGGTAATTAAACCTTCCTGGGAGGAGTATGTTCCCGCAGCAGGCGAGCAGGTGATTGAAATGGATCCGGGCATGGCCTTCGGCACAGGTCAGCATGCCTCCAGCAAGCTGGCTCTTGGTTTGATTCGCTCCTGTTTTGACAGTAGGGGAGTTTTGAAAGTGCTGGATATCGGGACAGGGACGGGGATTCTTGCTATGGGGGCTGCCCTGTTCGGTGCGGAGCATATTGTTGCGATTGATAACGATCCCGAAGCAGTACGGGTTGCCGGAGAAAACATTGCCCATAATACGCTTGAACGAAAAATCACCGTCTCTGGTGATGATCTTAATGATTTGGCTGGCAGCTTTGATCTTGTTTGTGCCAATATTATCCATGATGTCCTGGTGGAGATGGCTCCGGCCATTGCCGCTCTTGTGGCGGAAAAAGGAGCGGTTGTCTTGGCCGGTATCCTGCAAGGCGAACAAGAAAAGAATATCATCAGGCTGTATGAGACCTTAGGCCTCATTTTGCAAGAAGCTCGCTCTGAGGATGAGTGGGTGTCCTTGTTTTTGGCACGATAA